One window from the genome of Anguilla rostrata isolate EN2019 chromosome 5, ASM1855537v3, whole genome shotgun sequence encodes:
- the LOC135256148 gene encoding SH2 domain-containing protein 7-like, producing the protein MEQQRSPVVEPQEGNLERRLRDLTLKWFTDTQAPLIARDGTVPPWFQGYISRKGQDRCRHFVITQNKSGQFAVSGDTETHDSLANLIEYYKSCPIEPFGEKLTTSCFQTPSSEVYDVVQVDLKDRPTVSMKAMKDMWSIRTPHHGPKHSPDHAPNNAPDHASDREFNCTPDRTPNCTPNHTPNRTPDRTPNRTPDRTPNPTLNHTPNRTPDRTPTRIPDCTPNRTADRTPSRTPYQDCPPALPPKTCNRRAAPTISYDLNTPPEEVKPTGGVVPAMGTVYSELNLETFRSVSLPILDNSQGMQHPYRQAAFNPPKLPSSPCKRATCQTYSLLDPREHSLQWAAQGLPSSSSLDKLNINPLYQTTWEDCQWVPHSCVPGPVEPRHPSGSQQDQDTYDQVPHEPPPARFLIDNTYELIPDQSFQGSSRTHPSISNTYELIQDQCLKDDLNSNTYETLNDLQPKHSESGLGIKVGPP; encoded by the exons ATGGAGCAGCAACGGTCACCGGTGGTGGAGCCGCAGGAGGGGAACTTGGAGCGCAGACTGCGAGACCTGACCTTAAAATGGTTCACTGACACGCAGGCCCCTCTCATAGCACGTGATGGCACCGTCCCACCCTGGTTCCAAGGGTACATCAGCAGAAA AGGGCAGGATCGATGTCGCCACTTTGTCATAACGCAGAACAAGTCCGGGCAGTTCGCCGTCTCTGGAGACACGGAGACTCACGACAGCCTGGCCAACCTGATTGAGTACTACAAGAGCTGCCCCATCGAGCCCTTTGGAGAGAAActgaccacttcctgttttcag ACCCCCAGCAGCGAGGTGTATGACGTGGTCCAGGTTGACCTGAAGGACAGGCCAACTGTCAGCATGAAGGCCATGAAGGACATGTGGAGCATCCGCACCCCCCACCATGGTCCTAAACACTCACCTGACCATGCACCCAACAACGCCCCTGACCATGCCTCTGATCGGGAATTCAACTGCACCCCTGACCGTACACCCAACTGCACCCCTAACCACACACCCAACCGCACCCCTGACCGCACACCCAACCGCACCCCTGACCGTacacccaaccccacccttAACCACACACCCAACCGCACCCCTGACCGTACACCCACCCGCATCCCTGACTGCACACCCAACCGCACCGCTGACCGCACACCCAGCCGCACACCATACCAGGACTGCCCTCCAGCACTACCACCCAAGACCTGCAACAGGAGGGCAGCCCCTACAATTTCTTATGACTTGAACACTCCTCCAGAG GAAGTCAAGCCCACGGGTGGTGTGGTCCCGGCAATGGGCACGGTGTACTCAGAGCTGAACCTGGAGACTTTCCGGAGTGTTTCCTTACCTATCCTTGACAATAGCCAGGGGATGCAGCACCCCTACAGGCAGGCTGCCTTCAATCCCCCAAAACTGCCATCCAGCCCCTGCAAGCGAGCTACCTGCCAGACCTATTCCCTTCTGGACCCACGAGAGCACAGTCTCCAGTGGGCTGCCCAGGGCctgcccagcagcagcagcctggaCAAGCTGAACATCAATCCCCTGTACCAGACCACTTGGGAGGACTGTCAATGGGTGCCCCACAGCTGCGTCCCGGGCCCTGTGGAGCCCCGCCATCCTTCTGGGTCCCAGCAGGACCAGGACACCTACGACCAAGTCCCCCACGAGCCCCCACCAGCCCGCTTCCTCATTGACAACACCTAtgagctgatcccagatcagagCTTCCAGGGAAGCTCCCGCACCCACCCGTCCATCAGCAACACTTATGAGCTGATCCAAGATCAGTGCCTCAAGGATGATCTCAACAGCAACACATATGAGACACTCAATGACCTGCAGCCCAAACACTCAGAGTCTGGTTTGGGAATAAAGGTAGGGCCACCATAA
- the LOC135255154 gene encoding calcium and integrin-binding family member 2-like isoform X1 yields MGNKQTIFTDEQLDAYQDCTFFTRKEILRLHGRYHELAPHLVPMDYTEEPDVKLPLALIVNMPELKENPFRNRIVEAFSEDGLGNLSFNDFVDMFSVLSEMAPRELKAIYAFKIYDFNTDNYLCKEDLEKTLNKLTREELTAEEVNLVCEKAIEEADLDGDNKLSFADFENMISRAPDFLSTFHIRI; encoded by the exons ATGGGCAATAAGCAAACGATATTTACTGATGAACAGCTAGACGCCTATCAG GACTGCACTTTTTTCACACGCAAAGAAATCCTTCG GTTACATGGACGATATCACGAACTAGCTCCACATTTAGTACCGATGGACTACACTGAAGAGCCGGACGTCAAATTGCCCTTAGCCCTTATAGTCAACATGCCGGAGCTGAAG GAAAACCCCTTCAGAAACCGGATCGTGGAGGCCTTCTCTGAGGACGGCCTGGGGAACCTCAGCTTTAATGACTTTGTGGACATGTTTTCTGTGCTCAGTGAAATGGCACCCAGAGAACTGAAAGCCATCTATGCTTTCAAAATATATG ATTTCAACACAGACAACTACCTCTGCAAAGAGGATCTGGAGAAGACCTTGAACAAGTTGACAAGGGAGGAACTGACAGCTGAAGAGGTGAACCTGGTGTGCGAAAAGGCCATCGAGGAGGCAGACCTGGACGGCGACAACAAGCTCTCCTTTGCCGATTTTGAGAACATGATTTCACGAGCACCTGACTTCCTAAG CACCTTCCACATACGAATCTGA
- the LOC135255154 gene encoding calcium and integrin-binding family member 2-like isoform X2, producing the protein MDYTEEPDVKLPLALIVNMPELKENPFRNRIVEAFSEDGLGNLSFNDFVDMFSVLSEMAPRELKAIYAFKIYDFNTDNYLCKEDLEKTLNKLTREELTAEEVNLVCEKAIEEADLDGDNKLSFADFENMISRAPDFLSTFHIRI; encoded by the exons ATGGACTACACTGAAGAGCCGGACGTCAAATTGCCCTTAGCCCTTATAGTCAACATGCCGGAGCTGAAG GAAAACCCCTTCAGAAACCGGATCGTGGAGGCCTTCTCTGAGGACGGCCTGGGGAACCTCAGCTTTAATGACTTTGTGGACATGTTTTCTGTGCTCAGTGAAATGGCACCCAGAGAACTGAAAGCCATCTATGCTTTCAAAATATATG ATTTCAACACAGACAACTACCTCTGCAAAGAGGATCTGGAGAAGACCTTGAACAAGTTGACAAGGGAGGAACTGACAGCTGAAGAGGTGAACCTGGTGTGCGAAAAGGCCATCGAGGAGGCAGACCTGGACGGCGACAACAAGCTCTCCTTTGCCGATTTTGAGAACATGATTTCACGAGCACCTGACTTCCTAAG CACCTTCCACATACGAATCTGA